The following are from one region of the Vidua chalybeata isolate OUT-0048 chromosome 12, bVidCha1 merged haplotype, whole genome shotgun sequence genome:
- the LOC128794392 gene encoding uncharacterized protein LOC128794392 isoform X2, which translates to MQTFKICGRAPLPGQGVFPEKEVQADSCSQGQVCKVSLLPSACEGTESSGYPPGSLLSRIKISGPRVSTSYPGIYRRTSKSRGQKTRRSVNVFQLIFKFRIKNPQPGGFFFFPPAGFFFSSVPAGPRGDVHRQSSEADRPGTGVFVRQENFFGRSREPRSRGASCMRVDGRGSEERLRRERGWVCA; encoded by the exons atgcagacatTTAAGATCTGTGGCAGAGCGCCCCTCCCGGGTCAGGGGGTTTTCCCCGAGAAG GAAGTCCAGGCAGATAGCTGCAGTCAAGGCCAAGTGTGCAAG gtgTCATTGCTGCCCTCGGCGTGTGAAGGAACAGAGTCAAGCGG gtatcctcctggcagcctgttGAGTCGCATCAAGATTTCAG GTCCCCGGGTCTCTACAAGTTATCCCGGAATCTACCGCCGGACATCGAAGAGCCGCGGTCAGAAGACGCGTCGAAGCGTCAAC gtttttcagctcatttttaaatttagaataaaaaatccccagccggggggttttttttttttccccccggctgggttttttttttcctcggtcCCGGCCGGTCCGCGAGGCGACGTTCATCGCCAAAGTTCGGAGGCGGACCGTCCCGGGACCGGGGTTTTCGTCAGGCAGGAGAATTTTTTCGGACGCTCCCGGGAACCACGTTCCCGAGGAGCGTCGTGCATGCGTGTCGATGGCCGGGGGTCAGAGGAGCGGTTGAGACGAGAGCGAGGGTGGGTTTGTGCGTGA
- the LOC128794392 gene encoding uncharacterized protein LOC128794392 isoform X3 codes for MVFLDSYRMLGPVKLSYSCLNFLLTFFQMQTFKICGRAPLPGQGVFPEKEVQADSCSQGQVCKVSLLPSACEGTESSGYPPGSLLSRIKISGTVRRRIGEIWKRQHRSGCRDRVAVHVRLMMDFVWLSCKS; via the exons ATGGTATTCCTAGATTCATACAGGATGCTTGGACCTGTTAAGTTATCCTACAGTTGTTTGAATTTTCTCctaactttctttcagatgcagacatTTAAGATCTGTGGCAGAGCGCCCCTCCCGGGTCAGGGGGTTTTCCCCGAGAAG GAAGTCCAGGCAGATAGCTGCAGTCAAGGCCAAGTGTGCAAG gtgTCATTGCTGCCCTCGGCGTGTGAAGGAACAGAGTCAAGCGG gtatcctcctggcagcctgttGAGTCGCATCAAGATTTCAG GTACCGTGAGGAGGCGCATAGGTGAAATTTGGAAACGGCAGCACCGAAGCGGATGTAGAGACCGTGTCGCCGTCCACGTCCGGCTGATGATGGATTTTGTCTGGTTGTCTTGCAAAAGCTAA
- the LOC128794392 gene encoding uncharacterized protein LOC128794392 isoform X4, which yields MVFLDSYRMLGPVKLSYSCLNFLLTFFQMQTFKICGRAPLPGQGVFPEKEVQADSCSQGQVCKVSLLPSACEGTESSGYPPGSLLSRIKISGPRVSTSYPGIYRRTSKSRGQKTRRSVNVAFQVRVAVSV from the exons ATGGTATTCCTAGATTCATACAGGATGCTTGGACCTGTTAAGTTATCCTACAGTTGTTTGAATTTTCTCctaactttctttcagatgcagacatTTAAGATCTGTGGCAGAGCGCCCCTCCCGGGTCAGGGGGTTTTCCCCGAGAAG GAAGTCCAGGCAGATAGCTGCAGTCAAGGCCAAGTGTGCAAG gtgTCATTGCTGCCCTCGGCGTGTGAAGGAACAGAGTCAAGCGG gtatcctcctggcagcctgttGAGTCGCATCAAGATTTCAG GTCCCCGGGTCTCTACAAGTTATCCCGGAATCTACCGCCGGACATCGAAGAGCCGCGGTCAGAAGACGCGTCGAAGCGTCAACGTAGCATTTCAAGTAAGGGTCGCGGTCAGCGTGTAA
- the LOC128794392 gene encoding uncharacterized protein LOC128794392 isoform X1 yields the protein MVFLDSYRMLGPVKLSYSCLNFLLTFFQMQTFKICGRAPLPGQGVFPEKEVQADSCSQGQVCKVSLLPSACEGTESSGYPPGSLLSRIKISGPRVSTSYPGIYRRTSKSRGQKTRRSVNVFQLIFKFRIKNPQPGGFFFFPPAGFFFSSVPAGPRGDVHRQSSEADRPGTGVFVRQENFFGRSREPRSRGASCMRVDGRGSEERLRRERGWVCA from the exons ATGGTATTCCTAGATTCATACAGGATGCTTGGACCTGTTAAGTTATCCTACAGTTGTTTGAATTTTCTCctaactttctttcagatgcagacatTTAAGATCTGTGGCAGAGCGCCCCTCCCGGGTCAGGGGGTTTTCCCCGAGAAG GAAGTCCAGGCAGATAGCTGCAGTCAAGGCCAAGTGTGCAAG gtgTCATTGCTGCCCTCGGCGTGTGAAGGAACAGAGTCAAGCGG gtatcctcctggcagcctgttGAGTCGCATCAAGATTTCAG GTCCCCGGGTCTCTACAAGTTATCCCGGAATCTACCGCCGGACATCGAAGAGCCGCGGTCAGAAGACGCGTCGAAGCGTCAAC gtttttcagctcatttttaaatttagaataaaaaatccccagccggggggttttttttttttccccccggctgggttttttttttcctcggtcCCGGCCGGTCCGCGAGGCGACGTTCATCGCCAAAGTTCGGAGGCGGACCGTCCCGGGACCGGGGTTTTCGTCAGGCAGGAGAATTTTTTCGGACGCTCCCGGGAACCACGTTCCCGAGGAGCGTCGTGCATGCGTGTCGATGGCCGGGGGTCAGAGGAGCGGTTGAGACGAGAGCGAGGGTGGGTTTGTGCGTGA